The genomic interval TCTCTGACGATAAAAAGGAGTTCAAGTTCAAGACGTATGTTTCCCCCGGAACGCGCCCTTAGATTGATATTTCTGAACGCGCAGGGAATATTTTCTTTATGCAGCGAGAGAATGAATCTTACAAAATCCCTGTATGAAGATTCTCCCTCGACCCTGTAAAGTATTCTTCTGTAGTTACCGGTTTTATCACTTGAAATCTGTCGCGGTGCATGGCTGAGATTTACACTGTTAGCAGAAGCCAGTGAAGAGAACTGCCTCACAAGGCCGGGAACAGCTTCCCGAAAAGGAAGATTATCAAGCACTTCAAACGGATCGGAGTGTTCGAGTCCAAACTCTTTAGTACAGGTAAAAACGAAACGATACCCTTCACCAGGCACTTCGCTGATTGCACTGTGAGGTCGTGGAAGAAGCTCTGCCCCATTTTTTCTGAGCAAACTGAACATCGAGCTCACATCCCCTCTGGATGAACTCAGACCATGAGCCCGTATAGTGGTAAAATCCTCTGTTTCCAAAGTTGTCAATCGTATACCGCTACCCATGGTGCGGTTAAGAAGTTCCACCACATTTTTTGCAAACAATATTTCGTAGCTTATTTTTTCTGATGCAGACATCTCACTATAAGGAATAACAAGGAGTTTCTTTTCTGACGAACTATCAGTTATATCTGTAACCACATCCTCGATCATGTCAGGTCTGTAATGTGTTGACGGTTTGATATCTGTAGAGAGCACAGGAAGCTGCTGCTGAGATTCCTCCGTGCTCCTGTCAAGAATAAGAAAATAAGCAGATGCAGCCATACCAATCATCAAAGTGGTTCCCAGAAACGGAAAAACCCATCTCTTACCGGTTTTAGAGCGTTTTTTCTGTGCAGTAGTGTTCTTTTGCAGATTTATACGTATCATACGTTCTCTTCATTTCCACGTAATGCTAATCCTGCAGCTACAGCCAGCTGTGCAGAATAGCCCTTAAGTTGCGACTCATCACCCACCTGACAATTAACTTTGCGGAATGGATCAAGAAGTTCAGGTTCAGGTTTCAGAGAACTAAGCTCTGACAGTTTCTCCTGGTTGGTAAAAAGTGAACCGGCCAGAAAGAGGCAGGGCATGGTTTTGCTGATCTGGTTTTGATTCAGAGCTGCAAGCTGATTCACCAGATCAGAAATTTTCCCGCGGTAGAATTCGCTTTCCAACTGTTCTGAGTTATGATCAAAAAAGACACTATCCAAGTAATTTCCGTTTACAGTTAGAATAAGCTTTGTTCTGTGCTCTTCACCATGGATTATAATAACCGGCACAGGAACCATTTCAGGGTAATTTTTTTCAAATATATTGATCAGTGCAAACGCGTCGAGATCAATAATGGATGGTTTGAGCTTGATAGGTTTAAATGATACATTTAACTGTTCAATCATTTGGTTCCGAAATGCAACCATCAAAAATGCCTTTTCGCTCCGGTCAGATTCATTAATTGGCTGAAAATCATAGGAATAATCTTTAAGGGGTGAGATGATCTGCTGGCTTAACTCCCACTCAAGGACCTGATCGATTTTCTTTTCGTTCCAGTCCACAACGATTTTTTTTACGACAGAGTGTTCACAGGGCAAAGAACATGCAACTTGTGAACTGAAAAATTTAAACCCTTTTTTGAGACCCTTAAGCTCGGCAATAACGGTATCCCAATATTGATTGGGATAATCATACTTAAGGGGCAAAATCGCTACTTTGGCAACGTAATCCTCATCAGGAGAATACTGCACTACACTTATGTAGTTCTTCTGAAGATCGAAACCGTTATTGCAAACCTGTAGTTTCATATGTCTGGGGTTACATCCGTTCTTTAAAAACTGCTGAGATAGACATCAATAATGTATTTACTCTATAAATATCATTTTTTTCTGCAAAAAGGGCAAATCCTTAAGCCTTTTCCCTAAGTACGAGAGGGCATAGTAAAGCGGAAAAGAAAT from Chitinispirillum alkaliphilum carries:
- a CDS encoding Type IV pilus biogenesis protein PilM codes for the protein MPLKYDYPNQYWDTVIAELKGLKKGFKFFSSQVACSLPCEHSVVKKIVVDWNEKKIDQVLEWELSQQIISPLKDYSYDFQPINESDRSEKAFLMVAFRNQMIEQLNVSFKPIKLKPSIIDLDAFALINIFEKNYPEMVPVPVIIIHGEEHRTKLILTVNGNYLDSVFFDHNSEQLESEFYRGKISDLVNQLAALNQNQISKTMPCLFLAGSLFTNQEKLSELSSLKPEPELLDPFRKVNCQVGDESQLKGYSAQLAVAAGLALRGNEENV